Proteins co-encoded in one bacterium genomic window:
- a CDS encoding GHKL domain-containing protein produces MSENQQPFEKPHDSAPKRFWNWATELNFRVQTILLTAAALLFAGAITVVLSALVVNQMKNELVSMAEENAKNLGNEARREIERALRAKDASSLNEILQDPEVRTSFRLMTRDGAVVLAAMVDSEGNCIYQQFGDETLVRRSHTNAGGELEGRVPGTDDLTWALEVHDYPEGVTPERIPIEHQGKTLGFVEYGISEEEAIGNLERISHHISVGLTYMVAVVVLFLSATVFLLYRVANRHLALQKRHDDAQHLAQIGTMASGLAHEIRNPLHAMNLHLEAAMDDLEAGGDGSVDHANHILDGVKRQISSLSHVLTNFMNYALPSRLETEPVRLGALITETADLLAPEFSRRNATFYADVPQDAWIEADPSTMRQVFINILMNAAQAVENSSTREITVKTESRGSDTWLVSIEDTGAGFPPGQEEDIFDVFVSHRKGGSGFGLAIAKRIVEEHGGKILAENRREGGARIWMQFQATKEPSGYTARAQRNVDENGVPTVIG; encoded by the coding sequence ATGAGCGAGAATCAACAACCCTTCGAGAAGCCCCACGATTCGGCCCCCAAGCGGTTCTGGAATTGGGCGACGGAACTAAACTTCCGCGTCCAGACGATCCTGCTCACGGCCGCGGCTCTGCTCTTCGCCGGCGCGATCACCGTCGTGCTCTCCGCGCTGGTCGTGAACCAGATGAAGAACGAGCTGGTCTCGATGGCGGAGGAAAACGCCAAGAACCTGGGTAACGAAGCCCGGCGCGAGATCGAGCGCGCGCTGCGGGCAAAGGACGCTTCTTCGCTGAACGAGATCCTCCAGGACCCGGAGGTTCGCACCTCATTCCGGCTCATGACGCGCGACGGGGCGGTGGTGCTGGCCGCAATGGTCGACAGCGAAGGCAACTGCATCTACCAGCAGTTCGGCGACGAGACTCTCGTTCGCCGCAGCCACACAAACGCCGGTGGAGAGTTGGAAGGTCGCGTCCCGGGGACGGACGATCTGACTTGGGCCCTGGAAGTCCACGATTACCCGGAGGGCGTGACTCCGGAACGAATCCCCATCGAACACCAGGGCAAGACACTCGGCTTTGTTGAGTATGGAATCTCGGAAGAAGAAGCGATCGGCAACCTGGAGCGAATCAGTCACCACATCTCCGTCGGCTTGACGTATATGGTCGCGGTGGTCGTGCTGTTCCTCTCCGCCACGGTGTTCCTGCTCTACCGGGTTGCGAATCGTCACCTCGCTCTCCAGAAGCGCCACGACGATGCACAGCATCTTGCGCAGATCGGTACGATGGCGAGCGGCCTCGCGCACGAGATTCGGAATCCGCTGCACGCGATGAACCTGCATCTCGAAGCCGCGATGGACGATCTGGAGGCAGGCGGCGATGGGTCAGTCGACCACGCCAATCACATCCTCGATGGCGTGAAGAGGCAGATTTCGTCTCTCAGCCACGTGCTGACGAACTTCATGAACTACGCGCTGCCCAGTCGACTCGAAACAGAGCCGGTGCGGCTGGGGGCGCTGATTACCGAAACAGCCGATCTGCTGGCTCCCGAATTCAGCCGCCGCAACGCAACATTCTATGCCGACGTTCCACAGGATGCGTGGATCGAGGCGGATCCTTCGACAATGCGGCAGGTCTTTATCAATATCCTGATGAATGCTGCCCAGGCGGTTGAGAACAGCTCGACCCGCGAGATCACTGTGAAGACCGAATCACGCGGCTCGGATACCTGGCTGGTCAGCATCGAGGACACCGGGGCAGGCTTCCCCCCGGGGCAGGAGGAAGATATCTTCGACGTGTTCGTGTCGCACCGAAAGGGTGGGTCGGGCTTCGGCCTCGCGATCGCGAAGCGCATCGTCGAGGAGCATGGCGGCAAGATCCTGGCCGAGAATCGCCGCGAAGGCGGGGCGCGCATCTGGATGCAGTTCCAGGCAACGAAAGAGCCGAGTGGCTACACGGCACGGGCCCAGCGCAATGTCGATGAAAACGGAGTCCCGACGGTGATCGGCTAA
- a CDS encoding MATE family efflux transporter, with the protein MRSSASGYWSRYISPEGPARLWVRPSWSGDAGLRHLLIVALPMILSALSASVNLFFDRLFLAHFDRNAHLPASMSAGTVWWTSQTLVMGIVTYVGTFVAQYHGAKQPHRIGASVWQGIYMSILGGAIAIAMIPFAGPFFRFTGHAGNLPALEAEYFGVLCLGAVFLHVNGALSSFYTGRGKVNLVMVISFIIAGANIGLNKWLIFNPPSWAPFIQPGLVGAAWGTILSMALGTVIFTACVLTPQNRREFGTLSAWRFRPDLFRRLLHYGMPQGFQFIIDMSAFSIFILAVGRVSQEALTATTIAMNINMLLFIPMVGMAQALSVLVGQFVGAERVDLAERITCVGFLVCFLYMVVVSASYVLIPGIYIDMFRDKTTVDASFAAVESMARVFLIFVAVYSLFDAFALSYSGSIKGAGDTRFVLKLSVFNSLLVMIIPIIVAVKMGAPATVLWGFITLFIIIMGTGMMLRYRSGFWKSMKVIETEPPLSLDEPPNDAAMATG; encoded by the coding sequence ATGAGATCATCCGCTAGTGGATATTGGTCCCGGTACATTTCTCCGGAGGGACCGGCGCGGCTTTGGGTGCGTCCGAGCTGGAGCGGCGACGCCGGCCTGCGTCACTTGTTGATCGTGGCGCTGCCGATGATCCTGAGCGCCCTGTCGGCCTCGGTGAACCTGTTCTTCGATCGTCTCTTTTTGGCACATTTTGATCGCAATGCACACCTGCCCGCCTCGATGAGCGCCGGCACGGTCTGGTGGACTTCGCAGACCCTCGTTATGGGCATCGTGACATACGTCGGTACCTTCGTCGCCCAATACCACGGCGCGAAGCAGCCCCATCGGATCGGCGCGTCTGTCTGGCAAGGCATCTACATGTCGATCCTGGGCGGAGCGATCGCGATCGCGATGATTCCGTTCGCCGGGCCGTTCTTTCGATTCACCGGACATGCCGGGAATCTCCCGGCGCTGGAGGCGGAGTACTTCGGCGTGCTCTGCCTGGGCGCCGTCTTCCTGCATGTGAACGGGGCGCTCAGTTCCTTCTACACCGGCCGCGGCAAAGTGAACTTGGTGATGGTCATCAGCTTCATCATTGCCGGGGCGAACATCGGGCTGAACAAGTGGCTGATCTTCAATCCGCCGTCTTGGGCGCCGTTTATCCAGCCCGGCCTTGTGGGAGCAGCCTGGGGGACGATTCTCAGCATGGCGTTGGGCACGGTCATCTTCACGGCCTGTGTGCTGACTCCGCAGAACCGTCGAGAGTTCGGGACACTTTCCGCGTGGCGATTCCGCCCCGATCTGTTCCGCCGCCTGCTGCACTATGGCATGCCCCAGGGCTTTCAGTTCATCATCGACATGTCGGCGTTTTCGATCTTCATCCTTGCCGTCGGTCGAGTCAGCCAGGAGGCGCTGACCGCTACGACGATTGCGATGAACATCAACATGCTGTTGTTCATTCCGATGGTCGGAATGGCGCAGGCGCTGAGTGTCCTTGTTGGTCAATTCGTCGGCGCGGAACGAGTCGATCTGGCCGAACGCATCACCTGTGTTGGGTTCCTTGTGTGCTTTCTCTACATGGTGGTCGTCTCGGCCTCGTATGTGCTGATCCCGGGAATCTACATCGACATGTTCCGCGACAAGACGACGGTGGATGCGAGCTTTGCCGCGGTGGAGAGTATGGCGCGCGTCTTCCTGATCTTCGTCGCCGTCTATTCGCTCTTTGACGCGTTTGCGCTTTCCTATTCCGGTTCGATCAAGGGCGCGGGTGACACGCGCTTCGTGCTGAAGCTCTCGGTCTTCAACTCGCTGCTTGTGATGATCATCCCGATTATCGTTGCCGTGAAGATGGGTGCCCCTGCAACGGTGCTGTGGGGATTCATCACGCTGTTCATTATCATCATGGGGACGGGGATGATGCTGCGCTATCGCAGTGGATTCTGGAAATCGATGAAGGTGATCGAGACTGAGCCGCCGCTGTCGCTTGATGAACCGCCCAATGACGCTGCAATGGCTACGGGTTAG
- a CDS encoding tetratricopeptide repeat protein, with protein MRRWISHLLFWILLPISVAAAWVIWRYFHDPEFYDLILDKYAWKDEMFALRFFYVAGAEAIVALIAYGLGLDARRGRPWLSMIVGGLAPGITAGAALVTFVQMDEAPLPWYITAAAGGAILSVLVLLAIEFFNRWLWGRVMETLDRKDMGGAALAVSRLALLWRPGQTQLLRSVAMERFRRGSRGEVATELRALHAGGDRSPELLELLCQLSNEEEKPAEFLVYLRDLFEQFPDDEQLRSAYSEELLSQGHRAEALEIMRRHGIPETEEALGVYATLLAESGDLDEAVSLAEKLGELEGIPMQRSDKVLREVIAKSPEHLEAVNLLAAHSERMARRDQQMRWLEKSLSIKRRQPAVRRKLLKLYEAMDQTTKVEDMLSEMVADQPADFALGLRYANVLFSNGKLDEAAEYLGQMGERGCTDPMLYVLRSRALLELQRLDEAREIAAKGLEAKPDEEVGAKLESILKQVERAALTAELAQLVEESRENPQDLPLVLRVLDRLAGAGHSDRAVGHADLILNHHPDARTEVIRVLTEATGRIEGGFPMLNYLADLQVAEGKYDDALATIKRMAERSLDRLSAMREGSQKILRRSPHHLNTLRTLGELYEEHGQFTEMVHSYSLYLGNGGEGDAQIDRALVRAYISLDDYENAAKFLPKLLEESEELEEHQELLENFIRLAIDAGHAETAAEFHEKLTAIAPTSETAQGLQKEIDSARSDQRLAFLKNEVDQGKGDSKMLEEMGDICREQKDLNQAIAFYQRAARQSGATRIPTVKLAWCFAQKGMYDLTGETLSELKLSLGDSSGELSDLMSWLYMTAQTLEEAHLFERATKLYKQLMKIDAGYSDVLERVEKLTRR; from the coding sequence ATGCGTCGCTGGATTTCTCACCTGCTCTTCTGGATTCTGCTTCCCATTTCCGTGGCTGCGGCATGGGTCATCTGGCGGTATTTCCACGATCCCGAATTCTACGACCTGATCCTGGACAAGTATGCCTGGAAGGACGAGATGTTCGCCCTTCGGTTCTTCTACGTCGCAGGTGCCGAGGCGATTGTTGCCCTGATCGCCTACGGCCTGGGGCTGGATGCCCGGCGCGGGCGCCCTTGGCTGTCCATGATCGTGGGTGGGCTCGCACCTGGCATCACAGCCGGAGCAGCGCTGGTCACCTTTGTGCAAATGGACGAGGCACCGCTTCCCTGGTATATCACGGCAGCCGCGGGTGGCGCCATTTTGTCCGTCCTGGTTCTGCTCGCGATCGAGTTTTTCAATCGCTGGCTGTGGGGTCGTGTGATGGAGACGCTGGATCGCAAGGACATGGGCGGCGCTGCTTTGGCCGTCAGCCGCCTCGCATTGCTGTGGCGCCCTGGCCAGACGCAACTGCTTCGGTCGGTCGCCATGGAGCGCTTCCGCCGCGGATCCAGGGGCGAAGTCGCCACCGAACTTCGCGCTTTGCACGCGGGCGGCGATCGCTCGCCGGAGCTGTTGGAACTACTCTGCCAGTTGTCGAATGAGGAAGAGAAGCCCGCGGAGTTCCTGGTTTATCTCCGCGATCTGTTCGAGCAATTTCCCGACGACGAGCAACTTCGCAGCGCCTACAGCGAGGAGTTGCTTTCTCAAGGCCATCGCGCTGAAGCCCTCGAAATCATGCGCCGCCACGGCATTCCCGAGACCGAGGAAGCCCTGGGCGTATACGCGACGCTGCTCGCCGAATCGGGCGATCTGGACGAGGCCGTCTCTCTGGCTGAGAAGCTCGGCGAGTTGGAGGGCATTCCGATGCAACGCTCCGACAAGGTCCTGCGCGAGGTTATCGCGAAGTCACCCGAGCACCTGGAAGCAGTCAACCTGCTGGCTGCACATTCGGAGAGGATGGCTCGACGGGATCAGCAGATGCGCTGGCTGGAAAAGTCGCTCTCGATCAAGCGCCGCCAGCCTGCGGTGCGCCGCAAGCTCTTGAAACTCTACGAAGCAATGGACCAGACCACAAAGGTCGAGGACATGCTCTCTGAGATGGTCGCGGATCAGCCGGCGGACTTCGCGCTGGGGCTCCGTTACGCGAATGTGTTGTTCTCGAATGGCAAGTTGGACGAGGCCGCCGAATACCTGGGCCAGATGGGCGAGCGCGGGTGCACGGACCCCATGCTGTACGTCCTGCGTTCGCGCGCGCTGCTTGAGCTTCAACGTCTCGATGAGGCGCGGGAAATTGCAGCCAAGGGTCTTGAGGCAAAGCCCGACGAAGAAGTGGGCGCGAAGCTGGAGAGCATCCTGAAGCAGGTTGAGCGGGCCGCGCTGACGGCTGAGCTGGCGCAACTCGTCGAGGAATCGCGAGAGAACCCGCAAGACCTGCCGCTGGTGTTGCGGGTGCTGGATCGGCTGGCCGGAGCCGGACACAGCGATCGCGCTGTTGGCCATGCCGACTTGATTCTGAATCACCATCCCGACGCGCGCACAGAAGTCATCCGTGTGCTCACCGAAGCCACGGGTCGCATCGAAGGCGGCTTCCCGATGCTCAACTACCTGGCGGACTTGCAGGTGGCCGAGGGCAAGTACGACGATGCCCTGGCGACTATCAAACGAATGGCCGAGAGGTCGCTCGATCGGCTGTCCGCCATGCGCGAAGGGTCGCAGAAGATCCTGCGGCGAAGCCCGCATCATCTGAATACGCTAAGGACGCTCGGCGAATTGTACGAAGAGCATGGACAGTTCACCGAGATGGTGCATTCGTACTCGTTGTATCTCGGCAATGGCGGCGAAGGCGATGCGCAGATCGATCGGGCATTGGTGCGCGCCTACATCTCACTTGATGATTACGAGAATGCTGCGAAGTTCCTTCCGAAGTTGCTCGAAGAGAGCGAGGAGTTAGAAGAGCATCAGGAGCTTCTTGAGAACTTCATTCGCCTCGCAATCGATGCTGGACACGCCGAGACGGCGGCCGAGTTCCACGAGAAGCTCACAGCCATCGCGCCGACCAGCGAAACGGCTCAAGGCCTCCAGAAAGAAATCGACAGCGCCCGGTCGGATCAGCGCCTGGCTTTCCTGAAGAACGAAGTCGACCAAGGCAAAGGCGACTCGAAGATGCTCGAGGAAATGGGAGACATCTGCCGTGAGCAGAAGGATCTAAATCAGGCCATCGCCTTCTATCAACGCGCAGCGCGCCAAAGCGGGGCCACACGGATCCCCACTGTCAAGCTCGCGTGGTGCTTCGCCCAGAAGGGCATGTACGATCTGACCGGCGAAACGCTATCGGAACTGAAGCTCTCGCTCGGCGACTCCAGTGGTGAACTGAGCGACCTGATGAGCTGGCTCTACATGACGGCGCAAACACTCGAGGAAGCTCATCTCTTTGAACGCGCGACGAAACTCTACAAGCAACTCATGAAGATCGATGCCGGCTACAGCGATGTCCTCGAGCGCGTCGAGAAACTGACGCGGCGGTAG
- a CDS encoding UDP-glucose/GDP-mannose dehydrogenase family protein yields the protein MNVCVIGTGYVGLVTGAVFADLGNDVICVDKIQKKVDMLRRNQMPIYEPGLEEMVRKNQEDGRLNFTTDIEEGVKKSKVIFIAVGTPPAADGSTDLSQVEGVAAEIAKSMDEYKIIVNKSTVPVGTGNLVRRVIESTNANGIPFDVVSNPEFLKEGDAISDSLEPDRIVIGAPTQNVAMALLELYAPLERPMLITDVPSAELIKYASNAFLATKISFINQIANICERTGADVTLVAKGMGYDHRIGLEFLNAGLGYGGSCFPKDVDSLNHKAKELGEDLGLFDAVTHVNELRTPRFIARIKETMGEVAGKRVAVLGLAFKPNTDDMREAKSVEVIHALHKDGAKIVTYDPIAMEKAKEEAQPPLPADIEYVDNAYAAAEGADALVIMTEWNEFKLLNLERIRDTMKRPLIFDGRNIHSLERMKRLGFDYVSIGRPTSLREGA from the coding sequence ATGAATGTTTGCGTGATTGGAACCGGCTACGTCGGTCTCGTGACCGGGGCGGTCTTCGCCGACCTTGGCAACGACGTAATCTGCGTCGACAAGATCCAGAAGAAAGTCGACATGCTGCGCCGCAACCAGATGCCCATCTACGAACCGGGCCTCGAGGAAATGGTGCGCAAGAACCAGGAAGACGGCCGGCTCAACTTCACCACCGACATCGAGGAAGGCGTCAAGAAGTCGAAGGTGATCTTCATCGCCGTGGGCACGCCGCCCGCCGCCGATGGTTCCACCGATCTCTCCCAGGTCGAGGGCGTGGCCGCCGAGATCGCCAAGTCCATGGACGAGTACAAGATCATCGTCAACAAGTCCACCGTCCCCGTTGGAACCGGCAACCTGGTCCGCCGCGTGATCGAGTCCACGAACGCAAATGGCATCCCGTTCGACGTGGTCTCGAATCCCGAGTTCCTTAAAGAAGGCGACGCCATCAGCGACAGCCTCGAGCCGGACCGTATCGTGATCGGCGCACCGACCCAGAACGTTGCCATGGCGCTGCTTGAGCTCTACGCACCGCTCGAGCGCCCGATGCTGATCACCGACGTCCCGAGCGCCGAGTTGATCAAGTACGCAAGCAATGCATTCCTGGCCACAAAGATCTCCTTCATCAACCAGATCGCCAACATCTGCGAACGCACCGGCGCCGACGTGACCCTCGTCGCGAAGGGCATGGGCTACGACCACCGAATCGGCCTCGAGTTCCTGAACGCCGGTCTCGGCTACGGCGGCTCCTGCTTCCCGAAGGACGTCGATTCGCTGAATCACAAGGCGAAGGAACTGGGCGAAGACCTGGGTCTGTTCGATGCCGTCACGCACGTCAATGAACTGCGTACCCCGCGGTTCATCGCCCGCATCAAGGAGACGATGGGCGAAGTTGCCGGCAAGCGCGTCGCCGTGCTCGGCCTGGCCTTCAAGCCGAACACCGATGACATGCGCGAAGCCAAGAGTGTTGAAGTCATCCACGCACTGCACAAGGACGGCGCCAAGATCGTGACCTACGATCCGATTGCGATGGAAAAGGCCAAGGAAGAGGCCCAGCCGCCGCTGCCCGCTGACATCGAATACGTCGACAATGCCTACGCCGCCGCCGAAGGTGCCGACGCCCTGGTCATCATGACCGAGTGGAATGAGTTCAAGCTCCTGAATCTGGAGCGCATTCGCGACACGATGAAGCGTCCGCTGATCTTCGATGGTCGCAACATTCACTCGCTGGAGCGCATGAAGCGCCTGGGCTTCGACTACGTCAGCATCGGTCGTCCGACCTCGCTACGCGAAGGCGCCTGA